Proteins co-encoded in one Betaproteobacteria bacterium genomic window:
- a CDS encoding EAL domain-containing protein → MGHSLDGALHWRRPARGGEGTNAAAAARDYSDTLITHGLLVADERDNLVDACEHAEAIFRCSRQDLIGRPLLALFPSCAFPGQWLARNGDLPPDIGVAGAVLRVTAMRPDGERFPATLSRCQLQASGTSVRHFVVGDSSPLQRRLQETERLAVAVEQTGDAIAVTDSRGTIEYVNRSFEEVTGYEWSEARGRSMRLVSSGLHGRDFYRSLWSTLSSGNVFRGRFVNRRKNGELYHEEKTISPIRDGAGRITHYVSTARDVSQQVSIEERLNQLANFDVLTGLPNRNLFLDRLAQAITACGRSGKPVGLLYLDLDRFKLINDTLGHEAGDELLRCVALRLRACLRESDTVARLGGDEFTVILRDLQGLAHCRRVVEKIVAGFAPPFDVLGRALYVSPSIGAAIHPQDGADPATLLKHADIAMYDAKNTGRNGFSFFRPEMSATAQENLALETDLRGAAARQEFALMYQPQVDMLSGRLIGVEALLRWHHPRRGTVMPDTFIRLLEDIGQIATLSEWVISRACRDIARVNSRLGCSLRVAVNLSNGQFKDPRLPSLVEQALMRSGLAPSLLELEITEGTLMENVPATMSALHSLERRGVRLAVDDFGVGHSSLSYLRRFSVDVLKIDRSFVHDAMADDDARSIVRAMVSLGRALEIGIVAEGVETPEQHALLASMGCECAQGFLFGRPMTVDALTKVAACWVPRNVPAG, encoded by the coding sequence ATGGGGCACTCCCTCGATGGCGCTCTGCACTGGCGCAGGCCTGCCCGTGGCGGCGAAGGCACCAATGCGGCTGCGGCGGCCCGGGACTACAGCGACACTCTGATCACCCACGGCCTGCTCGTCGCGGACGAACGGGACAACCTCGTCGATGCCTGCGAACACGCGGAGGCCATATTCCGGTGTTCCCGCCAGGACTTGATCGGCCGGCCGCTCCTGGCGCTGTTCCCTTCCTGCGCCTTCCCGGGCCAGTGGCTCGCACGGAACGGAGATCTTCCGCCGGACATCGGGGTTGCCGGAGCCGTCCTGCGTGTAACTGCGATGCGTCCGGACGGAGAACGGTTTCCCGCCACCCTGTCCCGGTGCCAGTTGCAGGCAAGCGGCACCAGTGTGCGCCACTTCGTGGTGGGCGATTCGTCCCCGCTGCAGCGCAGACTGCAGGAGACCGAGCGTCTGGCCGTGGCCGTCGAACAGACCGGAGACGCCATCGCCGTGACCGACTCGCGCGGGACGATCGAGTATGTCAACCGCTCGTTCGAGGAGGTGACCGGTTACGAATGGAGCGAGGCAAGGGGCCGCAGCATGCGGCTCGTGAGCAGCGGGTTGCACGGAAGGGACTTCTACCGGTCGTTGTGGAGCACGCTCTCGAGCGGAAACGTCTTCCGCGGCCGCTTCGTGAACCGGCGCAAGAACGGCGAGCTGTACCACGAAGAGAAGACCATCAGCCCCATCCGCGACGGCGCCGGCAGGATCACTCACTATGTGTCGACGGCAAGGGACGTCTCGCAGCAAGTCTCCATCGAGGAGCGGCTCAACCAGCTGGCCAACTTCGACGTTCTGACCGGACTGCCCAACCGCAACCTGTTCCTGGATCGGCTGGCACAGGCGATCACCGCTTGCGGCAGGAGCGGCAAGCCGGTGGGCCTGCTCTATCTGGATCTCGACCGGTTCAAGCTCATCAACGACACGCTGGGGCACGAGGCGGGAGACGAACTGCTGCGCTGCGTCGCCCTTCGTCTGCGGGCCTGTCTGCGGGAATCCGACACGGTGGCACGTCTCGGCGGAGATGAGTTCACCGTGATCCTGCGGGATCTTCAGGGTCTCGCCCACTGCAGGAGGGTGGTGGAGAAGATCGTGGCCGGCTTTGCTCCTCCCTTCGACGTGCTGGGCCGTGCCCTCTACGTGTCTCCAAGCATCGGTGCCGCGATCCATCCTCAGGATGGCGCGGACCCCGCCACGCTCCTCAAACACGCCGATATCGCGATGTACGACGCCAAGAACACGGGTCGCAATGGCTTCTCCTTCTTCCGCCCGGAGATGAGCGCAACAGCGCAGGAGAACCTGGCGCTGGAAACGGACCTGCGTGGCGCGGCAGCGAGGCAGGAGTTCGCGCTCATGTATCAGCCCCAGGTGGACATGCTCTCCGGCCGCCTCATCGGAGTGGAGGCGCTTCTTCGCTGGCACCATCCGCGCCGCGGCACCGTCATGCCGGACACGTTCATCCGTCTGCTCGAGGACATCGGCCAGATCGCCACGCTGAGCGAATGGGTCATTTCGCGGGCCTGCCGGGACATCGCCCGGGTGAACAGCCGGCTTGGGTGCAGCCTGCGGGTGGCCGTCAATCTGTCCAACGGACAGTTCAAGGACCCACGGCTCCCGTCCCTGGTGGAACAGGCACTCATGCGTTCCGGACTGGCGCCGTCGCTGCTGGAGTTGGAGATCACCGAGGGCACGCTGATGGAGAACGTGCCGGCGACCATGTCCGCGCTGCACAGTCTCGAGCGGCGCGGGGTGCGGCTCGCCGTCGACGATTTCGGCGTGGGTCATTCCTCGCTGAGCTACCTGCGCCGGTTCTCGGTCGACGTGCTCAAGATCGACCGCTCGTTCGTCCACGATGCGATGGCGGACGATGACGCACGTTCCATCGTCAGAGCGATGGTGTCCCTCGGCCGTGCCCTGGAAATCGGTATCGTGGCCGAAGGCGTGGAAACACCGGAACAGCACGCCCTGCTCGCCTCCATGGGATGCGAATGCGCCCAGGGATTCCTGTTCGGGCGCCCGATGACCGTCGACGCGCTGACGAAGGTCGCCGCATGCTGGGTTCCGCGCAATGTGCCGGCCGGGTGA
- a CDS encoding Hpt domain-containing protein, translated as MSASHALPRGVYVTEASQHVRQARGCIPFLDGPPADAGESLEKMFRAVCTIRGGAATFGFPDIASISHVVQSLVDQIRQGGLRPTPSLKRTLCEALDSIDTLLSRTARAEVAPATTRQEPTEEVDGCDDLKQVPATEIVDVVLRPFDYDALHRVVTQLDDEGLVRLLYGPDLLPCGRVHCVLQPADPDATLRLHTRLSSVAAPCAFNADAGEPGGEPVGCNAGKGNFPLTD; from the coding sequence ATGAGCGCGTCGCACGCACTCCCACGCGGCGTCTACGTTACCGAGGCATCGCAGCACGTGCGCCAGGCGCGCGGCTGCATTCCGTTCCTGGATGGACCGCCGGCCGATGCCGGCGAGTCGCTGGAGAAGATGTTCCGTGCGGTCTGCACGATCCGGGGTGGCGCAGCGACCTTCGGTTTTCCGGATATCGCGTCCATCAGTCATGTGGTGCAGTCTCTGGTGGACCAGATCCGGCAAGGCGGCCTGCGTCCCACGCCCTCCCTCAAGCGCACGCTGTGTGAGGCGCTGGATTCGATCGATACGCTGCTCTCCCGGACGGCTCGCGCCGAGGTGGCGCCGGCGACGACCAGACAGGAACCCACCGAAGAAGTGGACGGTTGCGACGACCTCAAGCAAGTCCCGGCCACCGAGATCGTGGACGTCGTGCTGCGGCCATTCGACTACGACGCGCTCCATCGCGTGGTGACGCAGCTCGACGACGAGGGCCTGGTGCGGCTGCTGTATGGCCCGGATCTTCTGCCGTGCGGCAGGGTGCATTGCGTGCTGCAGCCCGCGGATCCCGACGCGACGCTCCGCCTCCATACCCGGCTGTCGTCGGTCGCCGCGCCATGCGCATTCAATGCGGACGCCGGTGAACCCGGCGGCGAGCCGGTCGGATGCAACGCGGGAAAGGGCAACTTCCCGCTCACGGACTGA
- a CDS encoding PAS domain S-box protein, whose protein sequence is MSFRDTMTFQSSAVAGAVASPAGPSRLSGSVTAAGDRDFVPDFWRLAFQELPLPVCAFDPGTFEVVFSNREWMSLQSKRAASDRPTSLQGLFGSEWSRFCEELSADVDKGQPFALPRTYRGEGGLILSVRRLAANSAPPEVALLSVASASAIAPAFESVPPQGDGLMDLSSEWLWEQDEEFRFTWFSPNIYRILKIEASQSSVGKTRWEIAPMDVPEDRWREHRQTLLRREPFRDFIMTRKGGDGRLHTLSISGIPVHDGAGAFRGYRGVGRDISRSRSVEDALRESEARIRALVELSADYYWEQDERLRFTQISSGHTGSAVWKRMIGRTLDECSHDALSEPGLAEYAEATRELRSYRGLIVRCGDDHGDMRVLCVSGMPVFDRDGAFRGYRGVARDTTERCAAEEALRESEERFRLLAENMRDVFWIVDASARNFLYVGRSCERVWGVPREKVYEDARVWHGLLHPDDRDLVQTFLQTVQEGEPIDAEFRIVRPDGTTRWLSARSSIMVNGRGERLTCGITEDITERKLRHDRALELAARQRDALVREVHHRIKNNLQGVVGLLRREGVNKPALRELVDCAVTQVQAVATIHGMQGRSSRMHLRLGEMVQEIVNMLQSISYGPLQCSVSIPAGADMIVAEGEAVALALILNELLLNAVKHSCGGSAGTRVLVEAPDGHAQITIRNAGTLPASMRFPDEGLGAGLSLVKALLPGSGVEVSFEQLNDEVCTRVGVTEPVLCNRREGNSPDPAAVPAAPRRVPGKNS, encoded by the coding sequence ATGAGTTTTCGCGACACGATGACGTTCCAGAGTTCCGCTGTGGCGGGAGCGGTCGCGAGCCCTGCCGGGCCTTCCCGACTGTCCGGGTCCGTCACCGCGGCCGGGGATCGGGACTTTGTGCCGGATTTCTGGCGATTGGCGTTCCAGGAACTGCCATTGCCCGTTTGTGCGTTCGATCCTGGAACATTCGAGGTCGTCTTCTCCAATCGCGAGTGGATGTCGCTTCAGAGCAAGCGCGCGGCCTCGGATCGGCCGACGAGTCTCCAGGGTCTGTTCGGCAGCGAGTGGTCACGATTCTGCGAGGAACTCTCCGCCGATGTGGACAAAGGGCAGCCGTTTGCGCTGCCGAGGACCTATCGAGGAGAGGGCGGACTGATCCTGTCCGTGAGAAGGCTCGCCGCGAATTCCGCGCCCCCGGAAGTCGCCCTGCTGTCGGTGGCTTCCGCGTCCGCAATCGCACCTGCGTTCGAATCGGTTCCACCCCAGGGCGACGGACTCATGGACCTGTCCAGCGAGTGGCTCTGGGAGCAGGACGAGGAATTCCGATTCACCTGGTTCTCTCCCAACATCTACCGCATTCTCAAGATCGAGGCGTCCCAGAGCAGCGTGGGCAAGACGCGCTGGGAGATCGCTCCCATGGACGTGCCGGAAGATCGCTGGCGGGAACACCGGCAGACGCTTCTGCGCCGGGAACCGTTCCGCGATTTCATCATGACCCGCAAGGGCGGCGATGGCCGGCTGCACACGCTCAGCATCAGCGGTATCCCCGTCCACGACGGCGCCGGCGCTTTCCGCGGATATCGGGGGGTGGGCCGCGACATCTCCCGCAGCCGCTCGGTCGAGGACGCGTTGCGGGAGAGTGAAGCCCGCATCCGGGCGCTCGTGGAGCTGTCCGCCGATTACTACTGGGAACAGGACGAACGACTGCGCTTCACGCAGATCTCTTCCGGACACACCGGTTCCGCGGTGTGGAAGCGCATGATCGGCCGCACTCTCGACGAGTGCAGCCATGACGCGCTCAGCGAGCCGGGTCTCGCGGAGTACGCCGAAGCGACGCGCGAACTGCGAAGCTATCGCGGTCTCATCGTGCGATGTGGCGACGACCATGGCGACATGCGTGTGCTCTGCGTGAGCGGCATGCCCGTGTTCGACCGGGACGGCGCGTTCCGGGGCTATCGAGGTGTCGCGCGGGACACGACAGAGAGATGCGCCGCGGAAGAGGCATTGCGGGAATCGGAAGAGCGCTTCCGCCTGCTTGCCGAGAACATGCGCGATGTCTTCTGGATCGTCGACGCGTCCGCGCGCAACTTCCTTTACGTGGGCCGCAGTTGCGAACGCGTGTGGGGCGTGCCGCGGGAGAAGGTGTACGAGGACGCCCGCGTCTGGCACGGACTGCTGCACCCCGACGACCGGGACCTCGTGCAGACGTTCCTCCAGACGGTGCAGGAAGGCGAACCGATCGACGCGGAGTTCCGCATCGTGCGTCCCGATGGAACGACGCGCTGGCTGTCCGCACGTTCGTCCATCATGGTGAACGGACGCGGCGAGCGGCTGACGTGCGGCATCACCGAAGACATCACCGAGCGCAAGCTGCGTCACGACAGGGCGCTGGAGCTCGCCGCACGTCAGCGTGACGCGTTGGTGCGCGAGGTTCACCACCGTATCAAGAACAACCTTCAGGGTGTGGTGGGACTTCTCCGGCGCGAGGGAGTGAACAAGCCGGCGTTGCGGGAACTCGTGGACTGCGCGGTGACGCAGGTGCAGGCGGTGGCGACGATCCACGGAATGCAGGGCCGGTCCAGCCGGATGCACCTGCGTCTCGGCGAGATGGTGCAGGAGATCGTGAACATGCTGCAGTCGATCAGCTACGGGCCGCTGCAATGTTCGGTGAGCATTCCTGCCGGGGCCGACATGATCGTCGCCGAGGGGGAGGCGGTCGCGCTCGCACTCATCCTGAACGAATTGCTGCTCAATGCGGTCAAGCACTCTTGCGGCGGCAGCGCCGGTACACGGGTCCTGGTGGAGGCGCCGGACGGCCATGCGCAGATCACGATCCGGAACGCCGGAACGCTTCCCGCTTCCATGCGGTTTCCCGACGAAGGCCTGGGAGCCGGTCTGAGTCTGGTCAAGGCGCTCCTGCCCGGATCGGGTGTGGAGGTGTCGTTCGAGCAACTGAATGACGAGGTGTGTACCCGGGTCGGGGTGACCGAACCGGTGCTGTGCAACCGGCGAGAGGGGAACTCGCCGGATCCGGCGGCCGTTCCGGCCGCACCGCGGCGAGTCCCGGGGAAGAACTCATGA
- a CDS encoding 23S rRNA (adenine(2030)-N(6))-methyltransferase RlmJ, translating into MLAYRHAFHAGNHGDVLKHVLLVAALNHLNAKDKPYWVVDTHAGAGGYALSTGYAQQRAEYESGIGRLWSRSDLPPLVRDYVEHVRAFDLAHASPRATGESAGSESFPRQYPGSPELARALLRSQDRLRLFELHPTDHEILAAHFADEKRAKVENRDGYGAIKALLPPPSRRGLVFMDPPYELKTDYPKVLEAVEEGLRRFAHGMFMIWVPALSRREPQTLIDRLKALPVSDWLLASLIVSEPDEGGFGMLGSHVFIVNPPWTLAAQLERELGFLARTLARYPGSHHRLEQRAS; encoded by the coding sequence GTGCTCGCCTACCGTCACGCCTTCCACGCTGGCAATCACGGCGACGTGCTCAAGCACGTGTTGCTGGTGGCCGCGCTCAACCATCTCAACGCCAAGGACAAGCCATACTGGGTGGTCGACACGCACGCCGGCGCGGGCGGCTATGCGCTCTCGACAGGCTATGCGCAGCAGCGCGCGGAGTACGAGTCGGGCATCGGCAGGCTGTGGTCGAGAAGCGATCTTCCGCCCCTCGTCCGCGACTACGTCGAACATGTCCGGGCGTTCGATCTCGCCCATGCGTCGCCGCGCGCCACGGGTGAATCGGCGGGAAGCGAATCCTTCCCGCGCCAGTACCCCGGTTCCCCGGAGCTCGCCCGCGCACTGCTGCGCAGCCAGGACCGTCTGCGGCTTTTCGAACTCCATCCCACCGATCACGAGATCCTTGCAGCCCACTTTGCGGACGAGAAGCGAGCCAAGGTGGAGAACAGGGATGGCTATGGGGCGATCAAGGCCCTGCTGCCGCCACCCTCCCGGCGGGGACTCGTGTTCATGGATCCGCCCTACGAGCTGAAGACGGACTACCCCAAGGTGCTGGAAGCGGTCGAGGAGGGTCTGCGGCGTTTCGCGCACGGCATGTTCATGATCTGGGTGCCCGCGCTTTCGCGCCGCGAACCGCAGACGCTGATCGACCGGCTCAAGGCGCTGCCGGTGTCGGACTGGCTGCTGGCCAGTCTCATCGTGTCCGAACCGGACGAAGGCGGATTCGGCATGCTGGGGAGCCACGTCTTCATCGTGAACCCGCCCTGGACGCTGGCGGCCCAGCTGGAGAGGGAACTCGGCTTCCTGGCGCGGACGCTGGCCCGGTATCCCGGGTCACATCACAGACTCGAGCAGCGCGCGAGCTGA
- a CDS encoding cobalamin-dependent protein (Presence of a B(12) (cobalamin)-binding domain implies dependence on cobalamin itself, in one of its several forms, or in some unusual lineages, dependence on a cobalamin-like analog.) has translation MTDLSVQNQSPEFKTVNKVRFVTAASLFDGHDASINIIRRLLQSNGAEVIHLGHNRSVDEIVTAAIEEDAHGVAVSSYQGGHVEYFQYMIDLLRSRGAGHVKVFGGGGGVIVPQEIAHLQSYGVERIYSPEDGASMGLVGMIQDMLKRSDRDIASEVPAHLDGLTAGERHVLARVISALENEVLPDSLRAELNRQAAGRGKVPVLGITGTGGAGKSSLTDEIIRRFRLDQRDRLKIAVVAVDPSRRKSGGALLGDRIRMNANHHPNVFFRSLATREAGNEIAACLPDVISAYKAAGFDLIVVETSGIGQGDAAIVPLVDTSLYVMTPEFGAASQLEKIDMLDFAHFVAINKFDRRGAEDALRDVSKQMQRNREAFTTAPDKMPVFGTIASRFNDDGVTALYGALSAELAGKGLALEPGALPRLSIRSSSAVKAVVPAARVRYLADIAHAVRDYKAQALVQSRIARERQQLSASLAMLNAECKESSPSLEALISVRDQKLDPKARKLLEMWPDLQKAYSGDEYVVKIRDKEIRTELTTTSLSGTKIRKVALPRYEDHGEQLKWLMLENVPGSFPFTAGVFAFKRENEDPTRMFAGEGDPFRTNRRFHLLAKDMPAKRLSTAFDSVTLYGFDPDLRPDIYGKVGNSGVSIATLEDMKVLYSGFDLCAPNTSVSMTINGPAPTMLAMFMNTAIDQQVDKFRADNGREPTEDEAEKIREWTLQTVRGTVQADILKEDQGQNTCIFSTEFSLKVMGDIQEYFVHNGVKNFYSVSISGYHIAEAGANPISQLAFTLSNGFTFVEAYLARGMHIDDFAPNLSFFFSNGMDPEYTVIGRVARRIWATAMKFRYGANERSQKLKYHCQTSGRSLHAQEIDFNDIRTTLQALIATYDNANSLHTNAYDEAITTPTEESVRRAMAIQLIINREWGLAKNENPNQGSFIIEELTELVEEAVLAEFERISERGGVLGAMETGYQRGRIQEESLYYEHKKHDGSYPIIGVNTFRNPHGDPIPATLELARSTDEEKRSQLDRLRKFHEDHSTESSQMLALLQQAVIDNGNIFEVLMDAVRCCSLGQISHALFEVGGQYRRSM, from the coding sequence ATGACCGATCTCTCCGTGCAGAACCAGAGCCCCGAGTTCAAGACCGTCAACAAGGTCCGATTCGTCACCGCCGCCAGCCTGTTCGACGGCCACGACGCGTCGATCAACATCATCCGGCGTCTGCTGCAGTCCAACGGCGCCGAGGTCATCCATCTCGGCCACAACCGTTCGGTGGACGAGATCGTGACGGCAGCGATCGAGGAAGACGCCCACGGTGTCGCCGTGTCGTCCTACCAGGGCGGGCACGTGGAATACTTCCAGTACATGATCGACCTGCTGCGCAGCCGCGGCGCCGGCCACGTGAAGGTTTTCGGAGGCGGCGGTGGCGTGATCGTCCCCCAGGAAATCGCGCATCTGCAGTCGTACGGGGTGGAGCGGATCTACTCGCCCGAAGACGGCGCCAGCATGGGCCTGGTGGGGATGATCCAGGACATGCTCAAGCGCTCGGACCGGGACATCGCCAGCGAGGTGCCGGCCCATCTGGACGGGCTGACGGCAGGCGAGCGCCATGTCCTGGCCCGGGTGATCTCCGCGCTCGAGAACGAAGTCCTCCCCGATTCATTGCGCGCCGAACTCAACCGCCAGGCCGCCGGCCGCGGCAAGGTGCCGGTGCTGGGAATCACCGGCACCGGCGGCGCCGGCAAGTCCTCCCTCACCGACGAGATCATCCGCCGGTTCCGTCTGGATCAGAGAGACCGCCTGAAGATCGCCGTCGTCGCGGTCGACCCCTCGCGCAGGAAGTCCGGCGGCGCCCTGCTCGGCGACCGGATCCGCATGAACGCGAACCATCATCCCAACGTCTTCTTCCGTTCGCTGGCCACCCGCGAAGCGGGCAACGAAATCGCCGCCTGCCTGCCGGATGTGATCTCCGCCTACAAGGCCGCAGGCTTCGACCTCATCGTCGTGGAGACGTCCGGCATCGGCCAGGGTGACGCTGCGATCGTGCCGCTCGTGGACACCTCGCTGTACGTGATGACGCCGGAGTTCGGGGCCGCGAGCCAGCTCGAGAAGATCGACATGCTGGACTTCGCGCATTTCGTGGCGATCAACAAGTTCGACCGGCGCGGCGCGGAAGATGCCCTGCGGGACGTCAGCAAGCAGATGCAGCGCAACCGCGAGGCGTTCACCACGGCGCCGGACAAGATGCCCGTGTTCGGGACCATCGCTTCCCGCTTCAACGACGACGGCGTGACGGCCCTGTACGGAGCGCTTTCCGCCGAGCTCGCCGGCAAGGGGCTCGCGCTGGAGCCCGGCGCACTGCCCCGGCTGTCGATCCGCTCGTCCTCGGCCGTGAAGGCCGTCGTGCCGGCTGCCCGCGTGCGTTACCTCGCGGACATCGCCCACGCGGTCCGCGACTACAAGGCCCAGGCGCTGGTGCAGTCTCGCATTGCCCGCGAGCGTCAGCAGCTCTCGGCATCGCTTGCCATGCTGAACGCGGAGTGCAAGGAGTCGTCCCCGTCGCTCGAGGCGCTGATCAGTGTCCGCGATCAGAAGCTCGACCCCAAGGCGCGCAAGCTGCTGGAGATGTGGCCCGATCTGCAGAAGGCCTACTCGGGCGATGAATACGTCGTGAAGATCCGGGACAAGGAGATCCGCACCGAACTCACGACGACCTCGCTTTCCGGCACCAAGATCCGCAAGGTGGCCCTGCCGCGATACGAGGACCACGGCGAGCAGCTGAAGTGGCTCATGCTGGAGAACGTCCCCGGCTCCTTCCCCTTCACGGCAGGGGTGTTCGCCTTCAAGCGGGAGAACGAAGACCCCACCCGGATGTTCGCCGGTGAAGGAGACCCGTTCCGGACCAACCGCCGGTTCCATCTTCTTGCCAAGGACATGCCGGCCAAGCGCCTGTCCACGGCCTTCGACTCGGTGACGCTGTACGGCTTCGACCCCGATCTGCGTCCGGACATCTACGGCAAGGTCGGCAATTCCGGCGTGTCCATCGCGACGCTCGAGGACATGAAGGTGCTCTACTCCGGCTTCGACCTGTGCGCGCCCAACACGAGCGTGTCCATGACGATCAACGGGCCTGCGCCCACGATGCTCGCGATGTTCATGAACACGGCGATCGACCAGCAGGTCGACAAGTTCCGCGCCGACAACGGCCGCGAGCCCACGGAGGACGAAGCGGAGAAGATCCGCGAGTGGACGCTGCAGACCGTGCGGGGCACGGTGCAGGCGGACATCCTCAAGGAAGACCAGGGACAGAACACCTGCATCTTCTCGACGGAGTTCTCGCTCAAGGTCATGGGCGACATCCAGGAGTACTTCGTGCACAACGGCGTCAAGAACTTCTACTCCGTGTCCATTTCCGGCTATCACATCGCCGAGGCGGGCGCGAATCCGATCAGCCAGCTCGCGTTCACGCTCTCCAACGGGTTCACCTTCGTGGAGGCCTACCTCGCGCGGGGCATGCACATCGACGACTTCGCGCCCAACCTGAGCTTCTTCTTCAGCAACGGCATGGATCCCGAGTACACCGTGATCGGCCGCGTCGCGCGCCGCATCTGGGCCACCGCGATGAAATTCCGCTACGGCGCCAACGAGCGCAGCCAGAAGCTCAAGTACCACTGCCAGACGTCCGGCCGCAGCCTGCACGCGCAGGAGATCGACTTCAACGACATCCGCACGACGCTGCAGGCACTGATCGCCACCTACGACAACGCCAACAGCCTCCACACCAACGCCTACGACGAAGCCATCACCACGCCCACGGAGGAATCGGTCCGCCGGGCCATGGCGATCCAGCTCATCATCAACCGCGAATGGGGCCTCGCCAAGAACGAGAACCCGAACCAGGGCAGCTTCATCATCGAGGAGCTCACCGAGCTCGTGGAGGAGGCCGTCCTGGCGGAGTTCGAGCGGATCAGCGAGCGGGGCGGCGTGCTCGGTGCCATGGAAACCGGCTACCAGCGCGGACGCATCCAGGAGGAATCGCTCTACTACGAGCACAAGAAGCACGATGGCTCCTATCCGATCATCGGCGTGAACACCTTCCGCAACCCGCACGGCGATCCGATTCCGGCCACGCTCGAGCTCGCGCGCTCCACCGACGAGGAGAAGCGCTCGCAGCTCGACCGCCTGCGCAAGTTCCACGAGGACCATTCGACCGAGAGCAGCCAGATGCTGGCGCTTCTGCAGCAGGCCGTCATCGACAACGGGAACATCTTCGAAGTGCTGATGGACGCCGTTCGCTGCTGTTCCCTCGGGCAGATCTCGCACGCCCTGTTCGAGGTGGGCGGACAGTACCGAAGGAGCATGTGA
- a CDS encoding PEP-CTERM sorting domain-containing protein codes for MNVASRFAVLAALVCAPLAAAHAAIPPGAVVDEVDGTLSSPAYTYTVPGTSTQVSVPSFGWQLSYERYFDGTDVVKHVEIAFNFALALGFTEAQQLAWKSQTEDEIESIWNGKFRIDDLANDLSFGLRIDVTLEGPFDQAVSVAARPGDCNSHPNALDCRDSMIKWFADSSDSTKAHEFGHMIGLYDEYLGGAVDRAVNPTLSNDGLMGLGAVSDDPVMYSRYYAQFLQFLSDPVLVPFDDYNRLVGGMAALDPHFVLSAVPEPGTWALLACGLLVTISAGRRRSSLH; via the coding sequence ATGAACGTCGCTTCACGTTTCGCCGTCCTTGCCGCGCTCGTCTGTGCCCCGCTCGCCGCCGCGCATGCCGCCATTCCCCCTGGCGCCGTGGTCGATGAGGTCGACGGGACTCTGTCCTCCCCGGCCTACACCTATACGGTGCCCGGCACGTCCACCCAGGTGTCGGTCCCGTCCTTCGGATGGCAACTGAGCTACGAGCGGTACTTCGACGGCACCGACGTGGTGAAGCACGTGGAAATCGCCTTCAATTTCGCTCTGGCGCTGGGTTTCACCGAGGCCCAGCAGCTGGCCTGGAAGTCCCAGACGGAAGACGAGATCGAATCCATATGGAACGGAAAATTCCGGATCGACGACCTCGCCAACGACCTGAGCTTCGGGCTGCGCATCGACGTGACGCTGGAAGGGCCTTTCGACCAGGCCGTCTCGGTGGCGGCGCGGCCGGGGGACTGCAACTCCCACCCCAACGCGCTCGATTGCCGTGACAGCATGATCAAGTGGTTCGCCGATTCGTCGGACTCGACCAAGGCGCACGAGTTCGGGCACATGATCGGGTTGTACGACGAATACCTGGGCGGTGCGGTGGACCGTGCCGTGAACCCCACGCTTTCCAACGACGGCCTCATGGGCCTCGGGGCGGTCAGCGACGATCCGGTGATGTACAGCCGCTACTACGCCCAGTTCCTCCAGTTCCTTTCCGATCCGGTGCTCGTCCCCTTCGACGACTACAACCGGCTGGTGGGTGGCATGGCGGCCCTCGATCCTCACTTCGTGCTGTCCGCCGTCCCCGAGCCGGGCACCTGGGCGTTGTTGGCGTGCGGCCTGCTGGTGACGATTTCCGCCGGGCGCCGCCGGTCATCGTTGCATTGA
- a CDS encoding WbuC family cupin fold metalloprotein, whose protein sequence is MTSANQVTLIGDDLLDQTSHEARRSARGRKNLNFHAAEDAPCNRLLNAVEPGSYVQPHRHLDPAKDETFIVLRGAFGLVLFDDEGTVTRAVLLRAGGNLVGANVPHGVFHTVLSFEPGSVFFESKAGPYRPLADEERAQWAPKEGETSVPAFMTRLESYFDRG, encoded by the coding sequence ATGACATCCGCAAATCAAGTGACGCTGATCGGCGACGATCTGCTGGACCAGACAAGCCACGAAGCGCGCCGCAGCGCCCGCGGCCGCAAGAACCTCAACTTCCATGCGGCCGAGGACGCGCCCTGCAATCGGCTGCTCAATGCAGTGGAACCGGGCTCGTACGTGCAGCCGCACCGGCATCTCGACCCGGCCAAGGACGAAACCTTCATCGTGCTGCGCGGCGCCTTCGGGCTGGTGCTCTTCGACGATGAGGGTACGGTCACTCGTGCCGTGCTGCTGCGTGCCGGCGGGAACCTCGTCGGCGCCAACGTTCCTCACGGGGTGTTCCATACCGTGCTGTCGTTCGAACCGGGATCGGTCTTCTTCGAGTCCAAGGCCGGACCCTACCGGCCGCTCGCCGACGAGGAGCGCGCGCAGTGGGCGCCGAAAGAGGGGGAGACGAGCGTTCCTGCGTTCATGACTAGGCTCGAGTCCTACTTCGACCGGGGCTGA